A single genomic interval of Roseomonas aeriglobus harbors:
- a CDS encoding long-chain fatty acid--CoA ligase, whose amino-acid sequence MLGAMQDVELRIPLLLDHAAREHGSREIVTRWADGRTTRTDWAGVHRDARRLAQALERLGVKKGDRVATLAMNHVGHLVAWYGVIGMGGVIHTVNPRLFDDQLAFIANHAEDQVLLYDAMFAPIVERMKPQWTTIRHYVCFDNGEYDALLDAEDGDYQWVTGPEREPCLLCYTSGTTGDPKGVLYTHRSNMIHALAELQPAVFDLDSRAVALPIVPMFHAVGWGLPFASAAAGIKIVFSAVNDPKVLCALMNDEKVTHTAGVPTVWLAMFQHMDATGESPKHLKVVTIGGSAAPRAMIERIMNMGVRVNHAWGMTETSPIGTMGAPSPDWDELTFEQKVDQTVRQGRVPFGVELRIVDDEDHVLPRDGEATGRLQIRGPWIVQRYFKGETDCVTADGWFDTGDVAALHPDGTMRITDRSKDVIKSGGEWISSVELENAAVGCPGVAEAAAIGVRHPKWDERPILLVVRKPGSAVTPAEITAHLAKFVAKWWLPDKIVFVDELPHTATGKLLKTAIREKYRDYRLAAA is encoded by the coding sequence ATGCTCGGTGCGATGCAGGACGTGGAGCTCAGGATTCCTCTGCTGCTCGATCACGCTGCCCGCGAGCATGGCAGCCGCGAGATCGTCACGCGCTGGGCCGATGGTCGCACGACGCGGACAGACTGGGCCGGCGTTCACCGCGACGCCCGGCGACTGGCGCAGGCGCTCGAGCGGCTGGGCGTCAAAAAGGGTGACCGCGTCGCTACGCTGGCGATGAACCATGTCGGCCATTTGGTGGCATGGTATGGTGTGATCGGGATGGGCGGGGTGATCCATACGGTCAACCCGCGGCTGTTCGACGACCAGCTGGCCTTCATCGCCAATCATGCCGAAGACCAAGTGCTGCTGTACGACGCGATGTTCGCCCCGATCGTCGAGCGCATGAAGCCCCAATGGACGACGATCCGCCATTACGTCTGCTTCGACAACGGCGAATATGACGCGCTGCTCGATGCCGAGGACGGCGACTATCAATGGGTGACCGGACCGGAGCGCGAGCCGTGCCTGCTGTGCTACACCAGCGGGACGACCGGCGATCCCAAGGGCGTGCTCTATACCCATCGCTCCAACATGATTCATGCACTGGCCGAATTGCAGCCGGCGGTGTTCGACCTCGACAGCCGGGCGGTCGCGCTGCCGATCGTGCCGATGTTCCACGCGGTCGGCTGGGGCCTGCCGTTCGCCAGCGCCGCGGCCGGGATCAAGATCGTCTTCTCCGCGGTCAACGACCCCAAAGTGCTGTGTGCGCTGATGAACGACGAGAAGGTGACGCACACCGCGGGCGTGCCCACCGTCTGGCTGGCGATGTTCCAGCACATGGACGCGACCGGCGAATCGCCCAAGCATCTGAAAGTGGTGACGATCGGCGGCTCGGCCGCGCCGCGCGCGATGATCGAGCGGATCATGAACATGGGCGTGCGGGTCAATCACGCCTGGGGCATGACCGAGACCTCGCCGATCGGGACGATGGGGGCGCCGAGCCCCGACTGGGACGAACTGACGTTCGAACAGAAGGTCGACCAGACCGTTCGCCAGGGGCGTGTGCCCTTCGGGGTCGAACTGCGCATCGTCGATGATGAGGATCACGTCCTGCCGCGTGACGGCGAAGCGACCGGGCGTTTGCAGATTCGCGGACCGTGGATCGTCCAGCGCTATTTCAAAGGCGAGACGGACTGCGTGACCGCCGACGGCTGGTTCGACACCGGCGATGTCGCTGCGCTGCACCCCGACGGCACGATGCGGATCACCGACCGATCGAAGGACGTGATCAAGTCGGGCGGCGAATGGATCAGCTCTGTGGAACTCGAAAATGCCGCAGTAGGCTGTCCCGGCGTAGCCGAAGCGGCGGCGATCGGCGTGCGGCATCCGAAGTGGGACGAGCGGCCGATCCTGCTGGTCGTGCGGAAGCCCGGAAGCGCCGTGACCCCGGCGGAGATCACCGCACATCTTGCGAAGTTTGTCGCGAAATGGTGGCTGCCGGACAAAATCGTTTTTGTCGACGAATTGCCGCACACCGCGACGGGCAAGCTGCTGAAGACCGCCATCCGCGAGAAGTACCGCGACTACCGGCTTGCGGCGGCCTAA